In Burkholderia pyrrocinia, the following proteins share a genomic window:
- a CDS encoding HlyD family efflux transporter periplasmic adaptor subunit, translated as MSEINPPVQKPVDAARVNHDSSPSGGDDVGTEPATRRRRMLLALLGVAVVASSVAYGVYYLTVARYHESTDDAYVSGNLVQLTPQVAGTVVAVNADDTQIVKAGDPVVRLDNADAKVALGNAEATLGQTVRQVSSLYVNNDLYAANVAQKQADLARAQDDLRRRQAVADTGAVSAEDIAHARDTVTAARATLDAARQQAEANRALTARTTIDQHPNVQAAASKVRDAYLAYARNVLPAPVTGYVAKRSVQVGQRVSPGTPLMAIVPLDGVWIDANYKESQLRNMRIGQPVTLTADVYGSKVKYHGRVVGFSAGTGSAFASLPAQNATGNWIKIVQRLPARIQLDQKELEAHPLRIGLSMDVDVDTRDNTGPQLGAAMNTSYRTDVFAEYGAQADAEIEKIIAQNIVVEHAGQAGQAGRVVSSTTSAKRDATPRAS; from the coding sequence ATGAGCGAAATCAACCCGCCGGTTCAGAAACCGGTCGACGCCGCGCGCGTGAATCATGATTCGTCGCCCTCGGGCGGAGACGATGTCGGAACCGAACCCGCTACGCGACGGCGCAGGATGCTGTTGGCGCTGCTCGGCGTGGCGGTCGTCGCGTCGTCGGTCGCGTATGGCGTGTACTACCTGACGGTTGCGCGCTACCACGAATCCACTGACGACGCGTACGTCAGCGGCAACCTCGTGCAGCTGACGCCGCAGGTGGCGGGCACCGTCGTCGCCGTGAATGCCGACGATACGCAGATCGTGAAAGCGGGCGATCCGGTCGTCAGGCTCGACAACGCCGATGCGAAAGTCGCGCTCGGCAATGCCGAAGCGACGCTGGGTCAGACCGTGCGGCAGGTGAGCAGTCTTTACGTGAACAACGATCTCTATGCCGCGAACGTCGCCCAGAAGCAGGCCGATCTGGCCCGTGCCCAGGATGATCTGCGCCGCCGCCAGGCCGTTGCCGACACGGGCGCCGTGTCGGCCGAAGACATCGCACACGCGCGCGACACCGTGACGGCCGCGCGGGCCACGCTCGACGCCGCGCGTCAGCAGGCGGAAGCCAACCGAGCATTGACCGCCCGCACGACGATCGACCAGCATCCGAACGTGCAAGCCGCCGCGTCGAAAGTGCGCGACGCGTATCTCGCCTACGCGCGCAACGTACTGCCCGCGCCCGTCACGGGCTATGTCGCGAAGCGTTCGGTTCAGGTCGGCCAGCGTGTGTCGCCAGGCACGCCGTTGATGGCGATCGTGCCGCTCGACGGCGTGTGGATCGATGCGAACTACAAGGAAAGCCAGTTGCGCAACATGCGCATCGGTCAACCGGTCACGCTGACGGCCGATGTGTATGGCAGCAAGGTCAAGTACCACGGCCGCGTCGTCGGCTTCTCGGCGGGCACCGGCAGTGCGTTCGCGAGCCTGCCGGCGCAGAACGCGACGGGCAACTGGATCAAGATCGTCCAGCGTTTGCCCGCGCGCATCCAGCTCGATCAGAAGGAACTCGAAGCGCATCCGCTGCGCATCGGCCTGTCGATGGACGTCGATGTGGATACGCGCGACAACACGGGCCCGCAACTCGGCGCCGCGATGAATACGTCGTATCGCACGGATGTGTTTGCCGAATATGGCGCGCAGGCCGATGCCGA
- a CDS encoding efflux transporter outer membrane subunit — protein METLNIDWLMTSLAPIRTEPDIEAGAHLVSEREGYAHHGIYAGNGRVIHYGGFHCCTRRCPVECISLRRFAANKGIRVQPEPDAVYTGTAVVERARSRLGEDRYRLLTNNCEHFCTWCVQGVGRSEQVRRGLRNPWTGIRTLFAFANEMLASRPRMMLPRRDEKRSSRAALLPMPDRTGTANFLQTVFFAYYVTRRAMNIFSIAGRHASRVFKVGVPVIVATGLSACVNYAGIHGDAAMADPRQYATQQSLPFERGHWPTADWADQFGDGQLKALVDEALRSSPTLDQARARVAHAQAYSESARAGTMPRVDASYALTRQQFSGTALVPPPYGGSWQTENRGILSASYELDLWGKKREALKASVSRLQASRADEETVRLTLTTSIARIYNQLARLYVLHDIAEQEIARRAQIDRITAARIATGLDTQVERETARSNLASSRAAMTSLDGQILATRYQIAALLGAGPDRGLQIVRPALGMGDDVRLPDNLPADLVSRRPDIVAARWSVEAFAHDVKEAKAEFYPDINLSAAIGLDAFGFGRFLTAASRTASVGPAIHLPIFDAGALRAQLKGRYADFDYAVATYNQAIVTALSEVATHIADVRSTDAQLVDAQTAQQAALKAAELALAQYKAGLTNQLTVLNADVNALSANQSVANLRMNRRDRQIALASALGGGFVDTSIADSGAAARAEMPASSGPAVAAR, from the coding sequence ATGGAAACGTTGAATATCGATTGGCTGATGACTTCGCTGGCGCCGATCCGAACGGAACCCGACATCGAAGCAGGCGCTCATCTCGTCAGTGAGCGCGAAGGGTATGCGCATCACGGAATCTACGCGGGAAACGGGCGGGTTATTCACTATGGCGGCTTTCATTGTTGCACCAGGCGGTGCCCGGTGGAATGCATCTCGTTGCGTCGCTTCGCGGCGAACAAAGGCATCCGCGTTCAACCGGAACCGGATGCCGTTTATACCGGAACGGCCGTCGTCGAGCGGGCCCGGTCGCGCCTGGGTGAAGACCGATACAGGCTGCTGACGAACAACTGCGAACACTTCTGTACATGGTGCGTACAGGGTGTCGGGCGCAGTGAGCAGGTACGCCGTGGTTTGAGGAATCCGTGGACGGGCATCAGGACATTGTTCGCGTTTGCCAACGAGATGCTTGCTTCTCGCCCACGCATGATGTTGCCTCGTCGCGATGAAAAGCGCTCGAGTCGCGCTGCGCTTCTGCCGATGCCGGACCGAACCGGAACGGCGAATTTTCTGCAAACGGTTTTCTTTGCCTACTACGTGACGAGACGAGCAATGAACATATTTTCAATCGCCGGACGACACGCGTCACGCGTGTTCAAGGTGGGTGTACCGGTGATCGTCGCGACCGGGTTGTCGGCGTGCGTGAACTATGCCGGCATTCATGGCGATGCAGCGATGGCTGATCCTCGGCAGTACGCGACGCAACAGAGTCTTCCGTTCGAGCGAGGTCATTGGCCCACCGCCGATTGGGCCGATCAGTTCGGCGACGGCCAACTGAAAGCACTGGTTGACGAGGCGCTGAGAAGCAGTCCGACACTCGATCAGGCGCGTGCGCGCGTGGCGCACGCGCAGGCCTATAGTGAATCAGCGCGTGCGGGAACGATGCCGCGCGTCGACGCCAGCTACGCGCTCACACGCCAGCAATTTTCAGGAACGGCGCTGGTTCCGCCGCCGTATGGCGGGTCATGGCAGACGGAGAACCGGGGGATCCTGAGCGCTTCGTATGAACTCGACCTCTGGGGCAAGAAGCGCGAAGCGTTGAAGGCGTCGGTCTCCCGGCTTCAGGCGAGTCGCGCCGACGAGGAAACGGTCAGGCTGACGCTCACGACGTCGATTGCTCGCATCTATAACCAGCTCGCGCGCCTGTACGTGTTGCATGACATCGCGGAACAGGAGATCGCCCGGCGCGCGCAGATCGATCGCATCACCGCAGCCCGTATCGCGACAGGGCTCGATACGCAGGTCGAGCGTGAGACCGCACGTTCGAATCTCGCGTCGAGCCGCGCTGCGATGACATCGCTCGACGGCCAGATTCTCGCGACGCGCTATCAGATCGCCGCGCTGCTTGGCGCCGGCCCCGATCGCGGCTTGCAGATCGTGCGCCCGGCACTCGGCATGGGCGACGACGTTCGCCTGCCCGACAATTTGCCCGCCGATCTCGTGAGCCGGCGCCCCGACATCGTCGCCGCCCGCTGGAGCGTCGAGGCATTCGCGCACGATGTGAAGGAAGCGAAGGCCGAGTTCTATCCCGACATTAACCTGAGCGCCGCCATCGGGCTCGATGCGTTCGGCTTCGGTCGCTTCCTGACGGCGGCGAGTCGCACGGCATCGGTCGGCCCGGCAATCCACCTGCCCATCTTCGACGCGGGTGCACTCCGCGCGCAACTGAAGGGACGCTACGCCGACTTCGATTACGCCGTCGCGACCTATAACCAGGCGATTGTGACCGCGTTGAGCGAAGTCGCGACGCACATCGCCGACGTGCGTTCGACGGATGCGCAGCTTGTGGATGCGCAGACTGCGCAGCAAGCCGCGCTGAAAGCCGCCGAACTCGCGCTCGCGCAGTACAAGGCCGGCCTTACGAATCAATTGACGGTATTGAACGCCGACGTCAATGCGCTCTCCGCCAATCAGAGCGTCGCGAATCTGCGCATGAACCGCCGCGATCGGCAGATTGCGCTGGCGTCCGCGCTGGGCGGCGGTTTCGTCGACACGTCGATCGCCGACTCCGGGGCCGCGGCACGTGCCGAGATGCCCGCGTCCAGCGGGCCTGCCGTCGCCGCGCGTTGA